GCGACACTGACGGGAGAGATCGTCGATCCGGGCACGGCAGATTCGTTCACGCTGACCGTCGACTGGGGCGATGGTTCGCCGGTTGAAACCTTCGCTTACACAGCCGGAACAACATCCTTCAGCGAGACACACCAGTATCTGGACGATGGCCCAAATCCGGGCGGTGTGGGGACACATGAGTACACAGTCTCGGTGACAGCAACGGATGATGATGGTGGGATGAGCGGTTCGCCCGTACCTTTCGGTCCGGCGGATAGTGAGTTTCGCGTCAACACAACGACTGTAGACAGTCAGCAGATCTGGACTGGTTCAGGTGGCGGACGAGCAATCGCGACTGACGCGGCTGGAAACTTCGTTGTCGTGTGGTCCAGTGGCAATCAGGACGGCAGCAGCACGGGTATCTTTGCTCAGCGATATGACGCTTCCGGCAATCCTCTTGGCAGCGAATTTCTCGTCAACACCACAACTGTCGGCGAACAGATCGACCCGGCTGTGGCAATGCACGAGTCCGGCAGTTTCGTTATCACATGGACCGGCCATGATGGCAGCTCTTTTGGAATCTTTGGCCAGCGGTTTGACGTTGCTGGTAATACCCTGGGAAGTGAGTTCCAGGTCAACACGTATACACATCTGTATCAACGCCTTTCTTCAGTAGCGATCGATCAGTCAGGCCGCTTCGTCGTCACGTGGAGAAGCGATCCGCAGGATGGAGATGGGTTCGGAGTATATGGTCAGCGATTCGCCGCCGACGGAGCTCCGCTGGGAGGCGAGTTCCAGGTGAATACGACCACGATCAGCGGTCAGTACAATCCCACGGTTGCCATGGACAATGCAGGCGGATTCATCATCGCGTGGAGCAGTCGATTTCAGGATGGTGACGGCTGGGGCGTGTTTGGGCAGCGGTACGATTCAAATGGCATTGCTGCAGGTGGTGAGTTTCAAATCAATACCACCACGGCCAGCAATCAGTTTTCTCCATCTGTCGACGTGGATTCCTCGGGCAATTTTGTCGTTGCGTGGGAAAGCTACACCCAGGACGGAAGCGGAAATGGAGTGTACGCACGGCGCTATACTGCTGCCGGTTCTCCGATTGGAGCCGAGTTTCAGGTCAATACGTACACGACCAGCAATCAGAGTAGTCCCTCAGTCGCTGTTTATCCGACAGGCGATTTTGTGATCACTTGGGGCAGCACCGGGCAGGATGGCAGTGGTGTGGGGGTCTTTGGACAGCGATTTGACCCGAGCGGCTCTCCGGTCGGCAGTGAATTTCAGATCAATACTTATACCAGCGAGAACCAAAGTGCGCCGTCCGTTGCAATCGGTCCGGCAGGTACGTTCGTTGTGGTGTGGAACAGCCGTGAACAGGATGGCGACACTCATGGCGTATTCGGCCAGCGGTTCATCGGCGCCTTCGGTGCAACCGGAGGTCCCGATATAGTTGATGTCACCGTCCAGAACGTTGCCCCTACAGCCGCGATCACTGGCGTACCAGTGGGAGCCGAAGAAGGGGATTTGATCAGCCTTGGCAGCAGTTTTAGTGATGTGGGCAGCCTTGACACTCATACATTGGCCTGGATCGTCACGAAGAACGGGACACCGTTTTCCTCTGGCAGTGGATCGACATTCCAATTTACCCCGGATGACAACGGCACGTATGACGTTGAGTTGACTGTGACCGATGACGATGGCGGAATTGGTAAGGCGACCGAGACGATTGAAGTTGGCAACGTTTCACCTTCAATCGCCAACTTGGCCATTTCCTCACCGATCAACGAAAACGAGACCGCAACGCTCACGGGCAGCATCGTCGATCCAGGGACGGCAGATTCGTTTACGGTAACTGTCGACTGGGGCGATGGATCCCCGGTCCAGACATTCAGTTACGTTGCCGGGACAACATCCTTCAGCGAGACACACCAGTATCTGGACGATGGCCCAAATCCGGGCGGTGTGGGGACACATCAATACACTGTCTCTGTCACGGCCACGGACGATGATGGTGGCCGGTGGGAGGCAAGCGATGGTGATGAATTCGCTGTGAACGCACCGACTCGCTACAGCCAGGACCGTCCGGACGTCGTAGGACTAAGCGATGGCGGGTTTGTGGTCGTCTGGCACGGTTCACGAGACCTCGGCTACGGCGACGGAAACCTTGACGGTGTCTTTGGTCAGCGATACGACGCCTCCGGTTTACCAGTCGGTTCCACATTCCAGGCGAACACTTACATCCAAGGGTATCAACAGCTGGCGAGCGTGGGAGCGCTAACAGACGGTGGCTTTGTCGTTTCCTGGCATAGTCGTCCCCATTCCAGCAGCAGCGATCTGGGGCCACAGGATGGCGACGGCTATGGCGTATTCGCGCAGCGATTTGACTCCGGAGGCAACCGAGTCGGTGGGGAATTTGATGTTAATGCGACCACTGCTGGAGATCAGGGACGGCCGCAGGTTATCGGACTTGCCGATGGCGGATTTGTCATCACGTGGACCGGAGAAGACCTGGATGGCGATGGGATTTTCGGGCAGCAGTATGACGCGAGCGGCGTTGCTGTCGGAGGAGAGTTCCGGGTCAATACTACCACTGCTGGCGATCAGAAGAATCAGGAGGTCACGTCTCTGTCCGACGGCGGCTACGTTGTGGTTTGGGATGAAGCTGGTGTCGGCGAAATCCGTGGCCAACGCTACAACTCAAGCGGTGTCGCAGTCGGTGGCGAATTTACAGCCACCACTTCGAGGATCACTCCGTTCCTGGCGGCCGTTACCGGCTTGGCGGACGGCGGCTTCGTTGTTGGTTGGCACGGTTCAGACGGTTCTTCGTATGGTGTTTATTCACAGCGCTATGATTCCACTGGTGCGGCGGTCGGGGCTGTCATTCCAATCAACTCTTCTACCAATGACCGCCAGCAGGAGATTCGCCTTGCGGCGGGCGAGGATGGCGGCTTTGTCGCCGTCTGGGACAGTCTTCATCAGGATGGCGACAGACTCGGTGTGTTCGCGAGAAAATTCGATGCTCTGGGCCAACCACTCAGCGACGACATTCAAGTCAATCAGCACATTCCCGAGTCTCAGTTCCAGCAGGCCATAGCAGGTTTGAGCGACGGCAGCTTCGCTGTCGCATGGAACAGTTGGGCACAAGCTAGTGAGCGCGGCTACAACATTTATGCCAGAAAGCTAGGGGATGCGACTTTCAATGGAAGTGTGTCACTTGACGTCACCGTTAACAACGTGGCTCCGACGGCAACCATTACAGGTGCGCCTACGACGGCCGACGAAGGTGATGCCATCAGTTTGGGCAGCAGTATCTTTGACGTCGGCACCCAGGACACGCACACACTCGGATGGAGCGTGACGAAGAACGGCACGCCGTATGTCTCCGGCGGCGGCGCGACATTCGACTTCACACCCGATGATAACGGTACCTATGCCGTTGTGCTGACGGTCACCGATGACGATGGCGGTGTGGGCACGGCGACAGAAACGATCGAAGTCAGCAACGTCGAACCGACAATTGCCAATCTGGCTGTTACGACTCCGATTGATGAAAACGACACGGTAACTCTGACCGGAAACATCATCGATCCGGGCACGGCGGATTCCTTCACACTGACGCTCGACTGGGGCGATGGCTCACCGGTCCAGACCTTCACCTACGCGACCGGAACGACGTCCTTCAACGAGACGCATCAGTATCTGGACGATGATCCCACTGCCACGGCCACTGACGTTTACAACATCGGCATCACCGTCGAAGACGACGACACCGGCAGCAATTCGGCGGCTGCCAGTGTCACCGTCAACAATGTCGCGCCGATTATTCAGAGCTTCAATGCTCCGGTCATCAACGAGGACGGAACAGCCACCATCACCGGCTCGTTCACCGATGTCGGTACGCTGGATACGCACGAAGTCACGATCACCTGGGGTGACGGAACGTCATCCGCTGCAACGGTCGATCCCCTGGCACGCACCTTTACGGCGTCGCATCAGTATCTGGACGACGACCCAACTGCCACGGCCACTGACGTCTACAACATCGGCATTACGGTCGAAGACGACGATAGCACCAGTAACTCTGCAGCGACCATCGTCACCGTCCACAACGTGGCCCCGACGCTGGTCCTCGATCCGGTGCTGGCCATCGATGAAAACGGAGTCGCCACACTGACCGGAACGATCACCGATCCCGGAACGCTGGATACGTTTACTCTCGACGTCAACTGGGGTGATGCGCTCAGCCCGGACAATACGGAGCAATACACGTTCGGGGCCAGTGCTTCCGGCACTCAGACGTTCACATTGACGCATCAGTATCTGGACGACAATCCGACCGGAGATCCGTCCAACGTTTATACGATTAATGCCACGGTCACCGACGACGACACGGGAACTGCTTCCGATGCCGAAACGGTCACCGTCAATAACGTGGCCCCGACGCTGGTCCTCGATCCGGTGCTGGCCATCGATGAAAACGGAGTCGCCACACTGACCGGAACGATCACCGATCCCGGAACGCTGGACACGTTTACTCTCGACGTCAACTGGGGTGATGCGCTCAGCCCGGACAATACGGAGCAATACACGTTCGGGGCCAGTGCTTCCGGCACTCAGACGTTCACATTGACGCATCAGTATCTGGACGACAATCCGACCGGAGATCCGTCCAACGTTTATACGATTAATGCCACGGTCACCGACGACGACACGGGAACTGCTTCCGATGCCGAAACGGTCACCGTCAATAACGTGGCCCCGACGCTGGTCCTCGATCCGGTGCTGGCCATCGATGAAAACGGAGTCGCCACACTGACCGGAACGATCACCGATCCCGGAACGCTGGACACGTTTACTCTCGACGTCAACTGGGGTGATGCGCTCAGCCCGGACAATACGGAGCAATACACGTTCGGGGCCAGTGCTTCCGGCACTCAGACGTTCACATTGACGCATCAGTATCTGGACGACAATCCGACCGGAGATCCGTCCAACGTTTATACGATTAATGCCACGGTCACCGACGACGACACGGGAACTGCTTCCGATGCCGAAACGGTCACCGTCAATAACGTGGCCCCGACGCTGGTCCTCGATCCGGTGCTGGCCATCGATGAAAACGGAGTCGCCACACTGACCGGAACGATCACCGATCCCGGAACGCTGGACACGTTTACTCTCGACGTCAACTGGGGTGATGCGCTCAGCCCGGACAATACGGAGCAATACACGTTCGGGGCCAGTGCTTCCGGCACTCAGACGTTCACATTGACGCATCAGTATCTGGACGACAATCCGACCGGAGATCCGTCCAACGTTTATACGATTAATGCCACGGTCACCGATGACGATACGGGAACTGGTTCGGATGCTGAAACCGTTACTGTCAATAACGTGGCGCCGACCGTGGTTCTCGATCCGGTCCTGGCCATCGACGAATACGGCGTGGCCACGCTGACGGGAACGATCACCGATCCGGGTACGCTGGATACGTTCACGCTGGATCTGAACTGGGGTGATGTCCTGAGTCCGAACGACACGCAGACGTTCACACTTGGTACATCCGCGCTGACCGAAGCCGTCGACGGCATCAACTGGGATCCGAACACCCGCGAATTCTCGCTGGACCATCAGTATCTGGATGACAACGGCAGTGGCGACGCTTCCAATGTCTACACCATCGGTGTGGATGTCACCGACGACGACACCGGAACTGGTAGCACAAGCACCACAGTAACCGTCAATAACGAAGATCCCGTGTGGACCAGTCTTGTCAATCCAGCGGAGGAATGTGGTCACGGCGCAGAAGGTGAGCCAATCACGATTGATCTGGCGTTTGAGGACGTCGGTACTCTGGATGAGCACACCATCGTCGTCGACTGGGGTGACGGGAATGTCGAAACGTATGTTCTGACGGTCGGTGATCGGGCCGCTTCGTTGAGCCACACGTATCTCGCTGGAGGCATCTATTATATTGACGTCGACCTCAGCGATGATGACACTGGTTCCGATGGCACCTCCACGCTGGCTGTGATTTCCGGCGCTAACATTCTGCAGGTGAACGGTGAAGACGTCTTGCAGATCATTGGAACCGATGCGGACGACCACATCAGCATCAATCAGACCGGCAACGGCCAACTGAAGGTTCACTGGGACTTTCTCGGAGATGATCCACGCGTCTTCCCGCTGGCGAATGTGGACCGGATCATGGGAATGCTGTGCGACGGCGATGATCATCTGACGATCTCGGGAAAAGTTACTTTGCCAACCATTATTGATGCCGGAGCCGGGAACGATCACATCAACGGTGGAGGTGGCAGCAATATCCTGCTCGGCGGTGACGGGGACGACCGCCTGAATGGTGGGTCAGGGCGAGATCTACTGATCGGAGGCATGGGCGTAGACCGGTTGGTTGGCGGTCCCGGTGAGGACATCATGACCGGTGGCGTTCACACCACGAACGGCTCAGATACTCTGCTGGATAACTACAGTTCGCTGCTCGCGACGCAGGACCGCTGGCTCGGAGACATCGACGGAATCCTCTCCGGCGATCAGGACCCGTTAGACGATGCTGCTCTGGCAGCGTTCTTCGCTTCCGTCGGCGATGACGGCGGAGCTGCCGACAAACTGACGGGGAGTTCGTCGCGTGATTGGGTTCTACTGTTCGGCGGCGATGATTGGACTGACCAGAACAGCAAAGGAAATGGCAAAAAGAAAAAGTAGCCTTCCTTCCTGTTTGTCAGCCCGGCGGTTGGAAGATTAGAGCGAAGTCGCCGGGAGGGCGGCTTCGCTGCTCTGATGCCCCGCGCGGTTCAATTAATGTGCGCAGCAGGCTCCAAGCGGCCACTGCGTGATACCGGTCATGAGTTTTGCGGACCATTGGAGCGTTCTACCATCACTGTACTGCGGAGAAGTGTTGAAGCTGATGTCTGATCCATTGCTGGCAATCCGAAACAACCACGCCGCTTTCTTCAGCGATCTGCCAATCGTCTCTGCAGGAGATTTGAGTATGTACGTGCATACATCGGATATTTCCAAAATCGCTTTGGCGAACAGTGGATATTCACCTTCGACCGGAAGACGGACGTTGTCCTTCTTCGTGGGGGTGACATCGGTTGGAACACTGCCCCTGCGGTCTTGGACGGAACTGCCGGGGATCTGATTCTCGACGCCGACGAACGATCGTGGTTGGAAGCTTGCTGGAATGCTTCCGCGGCACAACACTAAGACGGAGATTCAGATCAGGCAGCTCTTCTCTCAAACGACTTTACAAGTCCGCCAACGTATGACTTGACCTCAACCTCGCCGAGCGGAACCGTGTCCACTTCTTCAGGAACCGTTCGAATCGGCGGCAAACTTTTCCGGGCAGAATGCGCACGATGCCTGTTGTACAACCTCACGTACCGATAGCCATGTTACCGAGGCAGTAGTTCGGTATCGATGGCACCCTTGGTTTGATCAGCCCGTCACGATTGATCGAGCGATCGTACGTCGTGATCGCGGAGCTGTCTATTTGTGTCGTCCTGCCGACGTGACGGACGGAAAGTTTCGTGAAGTTCCGCAGTGGATGTTGAATCAGTCTGTATGCTGCGTCATGCAGCTACGCGACGAACCCTGCGTTTCAATATCAGCACTATTGAATCTTTCAGCACTGCTGCGGGACGCCACAGCGGGCGATGAGTTTCTGATAGATGTTCAGCATTTCCAATCTTCTCAGGGAGATGCTGATGCCACAACCCAGAACGAAACCGACAACACAGCTTGATCTGTTTGAAGTGAGTCCGCCCCGGCCGCGATGGAGTGATCTGCCCAGCGAGACTCGGGAAGAAGCGACCCGATATCTGGCGGAACTCGTTCGTCATCATGCTGAAAATCTCAACAGCGGAAAGGAGTCCGAAGATGAGTGAAAAGATTGAAGCCATCCATCTTCAGCGGAAAGCCGTTCTTTACATTCGTCAGTCGTCGCCGTTTCAGGTGCTTCACAACGAAGAAAGCCGCAGGCTGCAGTATGCCATGCAGCAACGGATGCGTTCACTGGGATGGAAAGACATTGAAGTCATCGATGAAGATCTGGGGCGCAGCGCGTCCGGCAGCGTTGTTCGATCGGGATTTGAACGCATGGTCGCCGATGTGTGCCTCGGGAAGATCGGGGCCGTTGCTGCACGAGAGGTGTCGCGGTTTGCTCGCAACAGTCGTGAATGGCAGCAACTGGTTGAAGTGTGTCGAGTCGTGGACACGTTATTGATCGATCAGGAAACGGTCTACGCTCCTCGCCGGAGCAATGACCGACTGTTGCTGGGACTGAAAGGAAGTTTGAACGAATACGAGCTGGACCTCCTTCGTCAGCGATCCGTAGAAGCTCGGCGTGAAAAGGCGCGCCGAGGAGAACTGATCATTTCGGCACCGGTCGGATATCTGAAAACGGGAACGACTCGAGGCAAAGATCAGCGCATTGAGAAAGACCCGAATACTCGCGTGCAACAGATGATCAATCTGGTGTTTCGCAAGTGCTTCGAACTGGGGAGTGCACGGCAAGCTTTGATGTGGCTTCTGGAAGAAGATCTGCAGATGCCGACACGAGACAAAGCCGGAGTCCTGAAGTGGAAGCGTCCGACATACGGGATGGTGTACCAGATCCTGACTCATCCGGTGTACGGTGGGGCGTATGCGTATGGCCGAACCGAACATCAGCCATCGTATGAAGGTGGATTCGTTGATTCAAAAACACGGCGGCGCAGTCGCGAAGAATGGATCGCATTGATTCCCGAACATCACGAAGGCTATGTATCGTGGGAGGAGTTCGAACGATTGCAGGATTTGATTTCGTCAAACAATCTGCGTTCCGGGCGAGGCGCTGCTCGAAAAGGTTCGGCACTGTTGTCGGGAATGCTGGGCTGTCAGCAATGTGGACGGCGACTGGCCGTCGCGTACAGCGGAGTCGGAGCGAAAGTGCCACGTTACTGCTGCCACCGAGGGTATCTGGACAATGGCGAAGCCAAGTGCATCGCATTCGGTGCCACGTCCGTTGACATCGCCGTTGCAGAACAGATATTCCGTGTTGTTGCTCCTGCCGCTCAAGAGGCCGCCATGCTCGCTCACCAGAAAACAACCGAACGTGACAACGAAATCCTTCAGGCACTGGAAGGGGAACTTAAGTCTGCTCGTTATGAAGCATCGCGTGCACAACGTCAATTCGATGCAGCTGACCCGGAAAATCGACTTGTCACCGAGGAACTGGAACGAAGATGGAATGCGTCGATGCAACACGTCAGCGACGTCGAAGCACGGATCGATCAGCAGCGAAATGACAGATCTTCAATCGACGATCCTGATTTGCAGGGTCTGATGGCAGTCGTGGCTGACCTTGACGCAGTCTGGAACAATCCTGATGCTGACATTCGAATCAAGAAACGCATCGTTCGGACTCTGATCCGCGATATCGTTGCGGATGTCGACAACGACGTGAGCGAAGTCATTCTTACAATCCACTGGGTTGGTGGTGTGCATACCGAACTGCGACTTCCCCGCCGTCGTCGCGGAAAATCGACAGCCACGTCAGCAGAGGCCGTCGATGCTGTCCGGTCACTCGCACGAATCTGTTCCGACGATCTCATCGCCGGACTGCTCAACCGCAACGGGTTACCAACGGGACGAGGAAACCGGTGGACTCGAGAGCGGGTCACATCGATGCGGAACTACCACAAGATTGCCCGCTGGACTGCACAGGCTCAATCTGATCAAGGCTGGATGAACCTAACCGACAGCGCAAAACATCTTGGCATCAGCACGCGGACACTCAGACTGGCGATTGAACGAGCCGATATCAAAGGTCAACACCCGCTTCCGGACGGACCGTGGATCATCAATCGCAGCGAACTGGAGACGCCAGCGGCAAAGGCCGTTGTCCGGAAGGCAAAAACTCGAAACCGCAACCCCGCGGTACCAGATCCCAAACAGCAATCCCTTGAGTTTTAACTCAAATAGAACAAAGGTGCATAATGAAACACAGTTGTAATACGTCAGGAAATCACGCACTAAGAGATCGAGATGACGCTTGCCAAAGATCACAAACCGTGAAAGGCACTCCAGCTTAATAGTTTGGATGACTCGCTCACACCTTCCGTTCAGGTTCGGTGAGGCCCTGGGCAGAGCATTTGTTCGAACGTTGTTGTCGGTCAGTTTCGTAGCGAACTCCTTCGTGAACTTCGTATCGCGGTCGTGCATCACGATTTCCGGTTTCACTTCCCGCTTTGCAGTGTCACGCAGGAACGCTTCCGTTTGTGCAACGACCCACGCGGAATCTGGATGTTCCGTTGCTGGTGAAACGATTGTTTCTCGCGTCTCAAGGCAAATAAAGGCCAGCAGATACATTTCACGTATCCCGCGAGCTGTCACCGTCTTTACCGAAAAGAAATCACAGGCCCACAGTGTGCCGGCATGTCGTTCCAAAAAGTTCGTCCACGAGTCCGACGTCCGATCCGGGCTGGGTTCAATTCCTTCTTCCTTGAGGATGTTTCGAACCGTCTGACGACTGATCCTCTTGATCCCCATTTTTCTCAGTTCACCGATAATTCGGGTGTATCCGAAGCCTGTTTGTTTCGCAATTTCTACTACCAGCTCTCGGATCTCGCGTGGTTTCCGTCGACCGCCCTTCGCCTTCCGCTTTCGCGGCTCGTCAGATTCGTCGCGCACCCATCGATAGAAAGTGGACGGTGTGACAATGCTGATCAGTTCCTCGATGGCCTTGCCCAACACCTTGCCGAATTTCAACAGCCGCTTGCGTTCCGCCGGCGTCGTGTGAACCTGCCCCGGAATACGGGCGCGGAGAATCTTGTTCTCCTCTTTCAGATATTCGATGTACCGGGCCAGTTCGCGGTCGGTCGATGAGGCAATAAGTGCGAGAAAAGGGTGGAAGAGTCTGGACATTGGCTTTATTGTCGAACGTGCTAAAAACGCTGGTGCTGCACATTCGTTGTACACCGAAATGCACGTTTTCTGGCAGCGATTTTCGTTCATGATTCACGGCATTTTTGAGGCTCGTTTTTGCGACCGTTACAGACCGCAAAGACAGGGTTCCAAGGTCAGTTTTGGGCGGCGTTACGGTGACGCTCTGACGGCTGTTCACGCCAGTCGATGCACGATTTAATGCACTAAACCCATCGCAAACCATGCGAATCTATGTAAACTATGGAATCGTATAGCAGTCGAAGTCCTTGTTTTTCAGTGCTTTTCGCCCCGTCACGCCGGTCTTCGGAACCGGGGGTTGGAGGTTCGAATCCTCCCGGGTGTATTTGTAAGCCCCTGTTTTTACAGGGGCTTACGTCATTTCTGTGAACAGCGAGTTTCACAGCCGCAAGTCGTGTTCACAGGAATTCACAAAACTGGCCCCTGCGGTCAAGTTACCGACTCAGTTGGAGTTGGACGCTTGAGGGTTCCAAGCCGCTCGGCCAGTTCCGCCACCTGCCCCCAATCTCCCCGAGAACGGGCTGCATCAAGGTCTTCAGTTAGCCGATCAAATTCGGTCTCCTTGTAGCCGTACCGGACAGCAACATCGACCGACAAGCTGTTCAAGATTCGCTTGTAAATTCTGTTGCTCTTGGCACGCATTTCCCTATCCGACTCCTTCGCATAGTGAGTCATCATCACTTCTGCTGATACATGGGCGTCAGCGGCCACTTGGCGATTCACATCCTCTCCACTTCTGGCGTACTGAAGAGTCGTCTTGCGGAAATCGTGAACGTTCGCAGAGC
This DNA window, taken from Fuerstiella marisgermanici, encodes the following:
- a CDS encoding PKD domain-containing protein, with amino-acid sequence MDSYFCETHQYLDDNPTATPSDIYTVSAVVTDDDGGVSGTVTPFAPAGGEFRVNTTTLGDQLLAQYGASAGQGVATDAVGNFVVVWTGSDQDGSGVFAQRFNADGTAAGSEFQINTYTTDDQYKPAVAMDGAGNFVVTWSSVGQDGTGSGVYAQRYDAAGNPVGAEFQVNTTTADGQGSPSVAMNAVGNFVITWTSGNQDSDKSSGVFGQLYDSAGNAVGTEFQIHTHTPGTQSLQSVAMDAVGNFVVTWNSSNQDGDDYGIYGQRFDANGNALGSEFQVNTYVTGNQLYPSVAMDGTGNFVITWGSLEQDGGLFSWGVYGQRYAADGTAMGSEFLINSATDHHQNMPSVAMDAVGNFVVTWESHSQDGDRYGVFGQRYNADGSSLGSEFQVNTRTSNEQRHPSVAVDGTGSFVVVWNSYGQEDGSAFPWSWGVYGQRFTGSFGGPGGPDTVDVTVNNVAPTATITGMPVTADEGDVVSLGSSIFDIGTLDTHTFGWSVTKNGAPYVSGSGTTIDFTPDDNGTYDVVLTVTDDDGGVGTATETIEVSNVAPSIAGLAITSPIDENDTATLTGEIVDPGTADSFTLTVDWGDGSPVETFAYTAGTTSFSETHQYLDDGPNPGGVGTHEYTVSVTATDDDGGMSGSPVPFGPADSEFRVNTTTVDSQQIWTGSGGGRAIATDAAGNFVVVWSSGNQDGSSTGIFAQRYDASGNPLGSEFLVNTTTVGEQIDPAVAMHESGSFVITWTGHDGSSFGIFGQRFDVAGNTLGSEFQVNTYTHLYQRLSSVAIDQSGRFVVTWRSDPQDGDGFGVYGQRFAADGAPLGGEFQVNTTTISGQYNPTVAMDNAGGFIIAWSSRFQDGDGWGVFGQRYDSNGIAAGGEFQINTTTASNQFSPSVDVDSSGNFVVAWESYTQDGSGNGVYARRYTAAGSPIGAEFQVNTYTTSNQSSPSVAVYPTGDFVITWGSTGQDGSGVGVFGQRFDPSGSPVGSEFQINTYTSENQSAPSVAIGPAGTFVVVWNSREQDGDTHGVFGQRFIGAFGATGGPDIVDVTVQNVAPTAAITGVPVGAEEGDLISLGSSFSDVGSLDTHTLAWIVTKNGTPFSSGSGSTFQFTPDDNGTYDVELTVTDDDGGIGKATETIEVGNVSPSIANLAISSPINENETATLTGSIVDPGTADSFTVTVDWGDGSPVQTFSYVAGTTSFSETHQYLDDGPNPGGVGTHQYTVSVTATDDDGGRWEASDGDEFAVNAPTRYSQDRPDVVGLSDGGFVVVWHGSRDLGYGDGNLDGVFGQRYDASGLPVGSTFQANTYIQGYQQLASVGALTDGGFVVSWHSRPHSSSSDLGPQDGDGYGVFAQRFDSGGNRVGGEFDVNATTAGDQGRPQVIGLADGGFVITWTGEDLDGDGIFGQQYDASGVAVGGEFRVNTTTAGDQKNQEVTSLSDGGYVVVWDEAGVGEIRGQRYNSSGVAVGGEFTATTSRITPFLAAVTGLADGGFVVGWHGSDGSSYGVYSQRYDSTGAAVGAVIPINSSTNDRQQEIRLAAGEDGGFVAVWDSLHQDGDRLGVFARKFDALGQPLSDDIQVNQHIPESQFQQAIAGLSDGSFAVAWNSWAQASERGYNIYARKLGDATFNGSVSLDVTVNNVAPTATITGAPTTADEGDAISLGSSIFDVGTQDTHTLGWSVTKNGTPYVSGGGATFDFTPDDNGTYAVVLTVTDDDGGVGTATETIEVSNVEPTIANLAVTTPIDENDTVTLTGNIIDPGTADSFTLTLDWGDGSPVQTFTYATGTTSFNETHQYLDDDPTATATDVYNIGITVEDDDTGSNSAAASVTVNNVAPIIQSFNAPVINEDGTATITGSFTDVGTLDTHEVTITWGDGTSSAATVDPLARTFTASHQYLDDDPTATATDVYNIGITVEDDDSTSNSAATIVTVHNVAPTLVLDPVLAIDENGVATLTGTITDPGTLDTFTLDVNWGDALSPDNTEQYTFGASASGTQTFTLTHQYLDDNPTGDPSNVYTINATVTDDDTGTASDAETVTVNNVAPTLVLDPVLAIDENGVATLTGTITDPGTLDTFTLDVNWGDALSPDNTEQYTFGASASGTQTFTLTHQYLDDNPTGDPSNVYTINATVTDDDTGTASDAETVTVNNVAPTLVLDPVLAIDENGVATLTGTITDPGTLDTFTLDVNWGDALSPDNTEQYTFGASASGTQTFTLTHQYLDDNPTGDPSNVYTINATVTDDDTGTASDAETVTVNNVAPTLVLDPVLAIDENGVATLTGTITDPGTLDTFTLDVNWGDALSPDNTEQYTFGASASGTQTFTLTHQYLDDNPTGDPSNVYTINATVTDDDTGTGSDAETVTVNNVAPTVVLDPVLAIDEYGVATLTGTITDPGTLDTFTLDLNWGDVLSPNDTQTFTLGTSALTEAVDGINWDPNTREFSLDHQYLDDNGSGDASNVYTIGVDVTDDDTGTGSTSTTVTVNNEDPVWTSLVNPAEECGHGAEGEPITIDLAFEDVGTLDEHTIVVDWGDGNVETYVLTVGDRAASLSHTYLAGGIYYIDVDLSDDDTGSDGTSTLAVISGANILQVNGEDVLQIIGTDADDHISINQTGNGQLKVHWDFLGDDPRVFPLANVDRIMGMLCDGDDHLTISGKVTLPTIIDAGAGNDHINGGGGSNILLGGDGDDRLNGGSGRDLLIGGMGVDRLVGGPGEDIMTGGVHTTNGSDTLLDNYSSLLATQDRWLGDIDGILSGDQDPLDDAALAAFFASVGDDGGAADKLTGSSSRDWVLLFGGDDWTDQNSKGNGKKKK
- a CDS encoding recombinase family protein, whose protein sequence is MSEKIEAIHLQRKAVLYIRQSSPFQVLHNEESRRLQYAMQQRMRSLGWKDIEVIDEDLGRSASGSVVRSGFERMVADVCLGKIGAVAAREVSRFARNSREWQQLVEVCRVVDTLLIDQETVYAPRRSNDRLLLGLKGSLNEYELDLLRQRSVEARREKARRGELIISAPVGYLKTGTTRGKDQRIEKDPNTRVQQMINLVFRKCFELGSARQALMWLLEEDLQMPTRDKAGVLKWKRPTYGMVYQILTHPVYGGAYAYGRTEHQPSYEGGFVDSKTRRRSREEWIALIPEHHEGYVSWEEFERLQDLISSNNLRSGRGAARKGSALLSGMLGCQQCGRRLAVAYSGVGAKVPRYCCHRGYLDNGEAKCIAFGATSVDIAVAEQIFRVVAPAAQEAAMLAHQKTTERDNEILQALEGELKSARYEASRAQRQFDAADPENRLVTEELERRWNASMQHVSDVEARIDQQRNDRSSIDDPDLQGLMAVVADLDAVWNNPDADIRIKKRIVRTLIRDIVADVDNDVSEVILTIHWVGGVHTELRLPRRRRGKSTATSAEAVDAVRSLARICSDDLIAGLLNRNGLPTGRGNRWTRERVTSMRNYHKIARWTAQAQSDQGWMNLTDSAKHLGISTRTLRLAIERADIKGQHPLPDGPWIINRSELETPAAKAVVRKAKTRNRNPAVPDPKQQSLEF